A part of Gramella sp. MAR_2010_147 genomic DNA contains:
- a CDS encoding diphthine--ammonia ligase: MNKAYLNWSSGKDAALALYYTNSQDEYKVEKLLTTLNKDVGRVTMHGVRKELLLKQAEKLGLPIEISELGSETSMEDYNQKMKEATDSFKADGFSHSVFGDIFLEDLKNYREEQLALVGLNAVFPLWGRDTKGLIKEFIDLGFKAIVVCTNSKYLEDSFCGRIIDIDFVNELPTDVDPCGENGEFHTFVFDGPIFNSPVEFEIGEKVKKSYKPAEKEEDNCFQGDKESWDTEFCFCDLIPKL, translated from the coding sequence ATGAATAAGGCTTACTTAAACTGGAGCAGCGGAAAAGATGCTGCTCTGGCACTTTATTACACCAATAGTCAGGATGAGTATAAGGTTGAAAAACTGCTTACAACGTTAAATAAAGATGTAGGCAGAGTGACCATGCATGGAGTGAGAAAAGAGCTCCTTCTAAAACAGGCAGAAAAATTAGGCTTGCCTATTGAAATTTCTGAATTAGGGTCAGAAACCAGTATGGAGGACTATAACCAAAAAATGAAAGAAGCCACAGATTCTTTCAAAGCCGATGGTTTTTCGCATAGTGTTTTTGGAGATATCTTTCTAGAAGACCTCAAAAATTACCGGGAAGAACAATTAGCATTGGTAGGCCTTAATGCGGTGTTCCCACTATGGGGAAGAGATACGAAAGGGCTTATTAAAGAATTTATAGATCTTGGTTTTAAGGCGATTGTGGTCTGCACGAATTCTAAATATCTTGAAGATTCTTTCTGCGGCAGAATAATAGATATTGACTTTGTGAATGAACTCCCGACAGATGTTGACCCCTGTGGTGAAAATGGTGAGTTTCACACCTTTGTTTTTGACGGACCCATATTTAATTCGCCTGTTGAATTTGAAATAGGGGAGAAGGTAAAGAAATCCTACAAACCGGCAGAGAAGGAGGAGGATAACTGTTTTCAAGGTGATAAAGAATCCTGGGATACAGAATTTTGTTTTTGTGATCTAATCCCGAAATTATAG
- the lpdA gene encoding dihydrolipoyl dehydrogenase: MSKYDIIVLGSGPGGYVTAIRASQLGFKTAIVEKESLGGVCLNWGCIPTKALLKSAEVFDYLKHAEDYGLKLEKADKDFGAVVKRSRDVANGMSKGVQFLMKKNKIDVLEGFGKLKSGKKIEVTDKKDKKTEYQADNIIIATGARSKELPNLKQDGKTVIGYREAMTLEKQPKKMIVVGSGAIGVEFAHFYNAMGTEVTVVEFLPNVVPLEDEEVSKQFERSIKKAGIKVMTNSSVESVEKKDGKVIAKVKTKKGEEKLEADVVLSAVGIKTNIENIGLEDLGIKTEKDKIVVNDFYQTNVSGVYAIGDVVHGPALAHVASAEGILCVEKIKGMDVQALDYGNIPGCTYATPEIASVGMTEKQAKEAGYELKVGKFPFSASGKAKAAGKSDGFVKVIFDAKYGEWLGCHMIGAGVTDMIAEAVLGRKLETTGHEVLKAVHPHPTMSEAVMEAVAAAYDEVIHL; the protein is encoded by the coding sequence ATGAGTAAATATGATATTATTGTTTTAGGTAGTGGCCCGGGTGGTTATGTAACTGCAATCCGCGCTTCTCAATTAGGTTTTAAAACCGCCATTGTTGAAAAGGAAAGTCTTGGAGGAGTTTGCCTTAACTGGGGTTGTATTCCTACGAAAGCACTATTAAAAAGTGCCGAGGTTTTTGATTACCTGAAACATGCTGAAGATTATGGTTTGAAACTTGAAAAAGCCGATAAGGATTTTGGCGCAGTTGTAAAGCGAAGCCGTGATGTAGCCAATGGTATGAGCAAAGGTGTTCAGTTTCTTATGAAGAAGAACAAAATTGATGTTCTGGAAGGATTCGGAAAATTGAAATCTGGAAAGAAAATAGAGGTTACCGATAAGAAAGATAAGAAAACAGAATATCAGGCAGATAATATCATTATTGCCACCGGTGCTCGATCCAAAGAGCTTCCAAATCTTAAGCAGGACGGTAAAACTGTAATTGGTTATCGTGAAGCAATGACGCTGGAAAAGCAACCAAAGAAAATGATCGTAGTAGGATCTGGAGCTATTGGTGTTGAGTTTGCTCATTTCTATAATGCGATGGGAACAGAAGTAACCGTGGTAGAATTCCTTCCTAATGTGGTGCCCTTAGAAGACGAAGAGGTTTCCAAGCAATTTGAAAGAAGTATCAAAAAGGCGGGAATTAAAGTGATGACCAATTCTTCTGTAGAGAGCGTTGAAAAGAAGGATGGAAAAGTTATTGCGAAGGTAAAGACCAAAAAAGGAGAAGAAAAGCTTGAAGCTGATGTAGTACTTTCTGCAGTAGGTATCAAAACGAATATTGAAAATATAGGTCTTGAAGATCTTGGGATCAAAACAGAAAAAGATAAGATCGTAGTTAACGATTTTTACCAGACCAACGTTTCGGGAGTTTACGCTATTGGAGATGTAGTGCATGGCCCAGCTCTTGCTCACGTAGCTTCTGCTGAAGGTATCCTTTGTGTTGAAAAGATCAAAGGCATGGATGTCCAGGCATTGGATTATGGAAATATCCCGGGATGTACCTACGCTACTCCAGAGATCGCTTCCGTTGGAATGACTGAAAAGCAGGCGAAAGAAGCCGGCTACGAACTTAAGGTTGGAAAATTCCCTTTCTCTGCCTCTGGTAAAGCTAAAGCTGCTGGAAAATCTGACGGATTTGTAAAAGTAATCTTCGATGCTAAATACGGTGAATGGTTAGGTTGCCATATGATTGGTGCCGGCGTAACGGATATGATCGCTGAAGCTGTTCTGGGTAGAAAACTGGAGACGACAGGTCATGAAGTATTAAAAGCAGTTCACCCTCACCCAACCATGAGTGAAGCCGTTATGGAAGCTGTTGCTGCTGCCTATGATGAAGTGATTCACTTATAG
- the msrB gene encoding peptide-methionine (R)-S-oxide reductase MsrB: protein MKKYKIEKSEEEWKKELSPEQYRVLREKGTEAPNSGKYNLHFEKGEYKCAACHEKLFESNSKFESGCGWPSFDDAIEGKVEYIQDKTFGMIRTEILCSNCGSHLGHVFDDGPTDTGQRYCVNSASIEFNK from the coding sequence ATGAAAAAATACAAAATAGAAAAATCTGAAGAAGAATGGAAAAAGGAACTTTCTCCAGAGCAATATAGAGTATTAAGAGAGAAAGGTACCGAAGCTCCAAATTCAGGAAAATACAACCTTCATTTCGAAAAGGGTGAGTATAAATGTGCAGCCTGCCATGAAAAACTTTTTGAAAGTAACTCTAAGTTCGAAAGTGGTTGTGGATGGCCCAGTTTTGATGATGCTATAGAAGGTAAAGTAGAATATATTCAGGATAAAACTTTCGGGATGATACGTACAGAAATACTTTGCTCCAATTGCGGAAGTCATCTTGGCCACGTTTTTGATGATGGTCCTACAGATACCGGTCAACGCTACTGCGTAAACTCGGCAAGTATAGAATTTAATAAATAA
- the msrB gene encoding peptide-methionine (R)-S-oxide reductase MsrB, producing the protein MKKLLLFTFLSAFLISCNGNAQKKSNKDSAENYEVNKTEAEWKEELSSEEFAVLRKAGTERPFSSELNDIKEPGTFVCAACGNELYETEHKFMSGTGWPSFDRPIEGGVAYGSDTKLGYQRDEVHCSRCGGHLGHVFNDGPRETTGKRHCINGVAMNFIPQKK; encoded by the coding sequence ATGAAAAAGTTATTGCTATTTACCTTCCTCTCAGCTTTTTTAATTAGTTGTAATGGAAATGCGCAAAAAAAATCAAATAAGGATTCCGCAGAAAATTATGAAGTAAATAAAACAGAAGCAGAGTGGAAAGAAGAATTATCTTCAGAAGAATTTGCTGTGCTTAGAAAAGCAGGAACTGAAAGGCCTTTTTCCAGTGAGCTTAATGATATTAAAGAACCGGGAACTTTTGTTTGTGCCGCCTGTGGAAATGAACTTTATGAGACAGAACATAAATTTATGAGTGGAACCGGATGGCCAAGTTTTGACAGGCCAATTGAAGGTGGTGTTGCTTATGGCAGTGATACTAAATTAGGCTACCAGAGAGATGAAGTACATTGTAGTAGATGTGGAGGGCACTTAGGTCATGTATTTAATGATGGTCCCCGGGAAACTACTGGAAAAAGACATTGTATTAATGGTGTCGCGATGAATTTTATTCCTCAAAAAAAATAG
- a CDS encoding alpha/beta hydrolase, which yields MTKKTKDNTPVQRLLVPSYILAISKLLTKVSPFLASRFAARLFLTPFKYQLPERERNMDSSSIQEKVMVPSMNREIVTYEYGSSEKKILLVHGWSGRGTQLAKIAEELVVKGYKVISFDAPAHGKTEGKISMMPFFIKAVHFLDDKYGPFEAIIGHSLGGMSSLKAISNGLQTKKLVIIGTANNITEITRHFADNMKMNHKVAAKMKKYLDERFDEDMDSLSGAISAENVKTPTLVIHDKSDVDVKINSAYEIHEALENSELYITEGLGHRRILGNPDVINKISTFITAQSL from the coding sequence ATGACTAAAAAAACTAAAGATAACACCCCTGTACAAAGACTTCTGGTGCCTTCTTACATCTTAGCAATTTCAAAATTGCTAACTAAAGTATCTCCATTCCTGGCTAGTAGATTCGCTGCCAGACTTTTTTTAACTCCCTTCAAATACCAACTTCCAGAAAGGGAAAGAAATATGGATTCCAGTTCTATTCAGGAAAAAGTAATGGTACCCTCAATGAACCGTGAAATTGTTACTTATGAATATGGAAGTAGTGAGAAGAAAATATTGCTTGTACACGGCTGGAGTGGCAGAGGAACTCAATTAGCAAAAATCGCTGAAGAATTAGTGGTCAAAGGCTACAAGGTTATTAGTTTTGATGCTCCTGCGCATGGTAAAACAGAAGGTAAAATAAGTATGATGCCATTCTTCATTAAAGCCGTTCACTTTTTAGACGATAAATATGGACCTTTTGAAGCAATTATTGGACACTCTCTGGGAGGCATGTCTTCTCTAAAAGCTATTAGTAATGGATTACAAACAAAAAAACTGGTAATAATTGGAACTGCAAATAATATTACAGAGATCACCAGACATTTTGCTGATAACATGAAAATGAATCATAAAGTAGCTGCAAAAATGAAAAAATACCTTGATGAAAGATTTGATGAAGATATGGATTCGTTATCCGGAGCCATATCTGCAGAAAATGTAAAAACTCCAACACTTGTTATTCATGATAAAAGCGATGTAGATGTTAAAATAAATTCGGCTTATGAAATACATGAGGCGTTGGAAAATAGCGAATTATATATAACCGAGGGACTGGGACATAGACGTATTTTAGGAAACCCGGATGTAATTAACAAAATATCAACTTTTATCACGGCACAATCTTTGTAA
- a CDS encoding M48 family metallopeptidase: MKIRNTFLWLSVLLLVVACKTNPFTGEKNLNFVSNDQLFPASFEQYNQFLDEAEVVRGTEDSRKVKKLGEDIVVAAERYLNANGYQGFMNDFKWEFNLVKDDQANAFAMPGGKVVVYTGILDEAKNTNGLATIMAHEIAHALADHGAQRMSAAQLQQLGAVAGSVAVSGRSQQTQQIFAQAYGLGTTVGVMLPFSRSHEAEADRVGLTMMAIAGYDPREAPELWKRMQANSSGQAPPEFLSTHPSTQTRINNLTKWAPEAIAEAKKYGTTSFK, encoded by the coding sequence ATGAAAATTAGAAATACCTTTTTATGGTTAAGTGTGCTTCTTTTAGTAGTAGCATGTAAAACCAATCCGTTTACCGGGGAGAAGAACCTGAATTTTGTATCTAATGACCAGTTATTCCCTGCGTCTTTTGAACAGTACAATCAATTTTTAGATGAAGCCGAAGTAGTACGCGGTACCGAAGATTCAAGAAAGGTTAAAAAGCTTGGAGAAGATATTGTAGTGGCTGCCGAACGTTACCTGAACGCTAACGGTTATCAGGGATTTATGAATGATTTTAAATGGGAATTTAATCTTGTGAAAGACGATCAGGCAAATGCATTTGCCATGCCAGGAGGAAAAGTAGTTGTATATACCGGGATACTTGATGAAGCTAAGAATACAAATGGACTTGCAACTATTATGGCTCATGAGATTGCTCATGCCCTTGCAGATCACGGTGCTCAACGTATGAGTGCAGCACAATTACAGCAACTTGGTGCTGTTGCAGGATCTGTTGCTGTTAGCGGTAGAAGCCAGCAAACACAACAGATATTTGCACAGGCATATGGTTTGGGAACTACGGTTGGGGTAATGTTACCATTTAGCCGAAGTCATGAAGCTGAGGCTGATAGAGTTGGTCTTACCATGATGGCCATTGCAGGTTACGATCCAAGAGAAGCTCCTGAATTATGGAAAAGAATGCAGGCAAATAGCAGCGGACAGGCTCCACCTGAGTTTTTAAGTACTCACCCTTCAACTCAAACAAGAATCAATAATCTTACAAAATGGGCACCAGAGGCTATTGCAGAAGCAAAAAAATACGGTACTACTAGTTTTAAATAA
- a CDS encoding MFS transporter — protein MKQLPKGSKKLIHAWAFYDWANSVYSLVISSAIFPIFYGALTIIKDSDGNKVSDTVTFLGIDFNNDSLISYVTAGAFLVVSFLSPFLSGIADYIGNKKNFLKFFCYLGAFSCIGLFWFSLDYLWFGLLCYFLALIGFWSSLVFYNSYLPDIAYPEQQDKASAKGFSLGYVGSVILLILCLLMILKYDWFGFEDEGLPTRLSFVLTGIWWIVFSQYTYYYLPKGNKKAKLTNDVLFNGFKELRGIWKSIKHNKTLKRYLLAFFVYSMAVQTIMLIATYFGIEELEWGDQDPTTGLIVSILLIQLVAVAGATLTSRLAVQYGDVKVLIFINLIWIAICGYAYFITTPVQFYFAAASVGLVMGGIQSLSRSTYSKMLPENAVDTASYFSFYDVAEKIGIVIGMSLYGYVAQVTGSVRNAILFLVIFFIAGVILLMRVPKRTVQG, from the coding sequence ATGAAGCAACTACCAAAAGGAAGTAAAAAGCTTATTCATGCATGGGCTTTTTATGATTGGGCAAATTCAGTTTATAGTTTAGTTATATCTTCCGCCATCTTTCCAATATTTTATGGAGCCCTTACCATTATTAAAGATAGTGATGGTAATAAAGTAAGTGATACAGTTACTTTTCTCGGAATCGATTTCAACAATGATTCGCTTATAAGTTATGTTACGGCTGGAGCTTTTCTGGTTGTTAGTTTTTTGAGTCCGTTTTTATCAGGGATTGCAGATTATATTGGAAATAAGAAAAACTTCTTGAAGTTCTTTTGCTATCTAGGTGCTTTTTCCTGCATAGGTTTGTTTTGGTTCAGCCTTGATTACTTATGGTTTGGTCTTCTTTGTTACTTTTTAGCCCTTATCGGTTTTTGGTCTAGCCTTGTGTTCTATAATTCTTATTTGCCAGATATAGCTTATCCAGAACAGCAGGATAAGGCCAGCGCAAAAGGTTTTTCCCTTGGATATGTTGGAAGCGTTATTTTGCTTATTTTATGTTTGTTAATGATTCTGAAATATGACTGGTTCGGGTTTGAAGATGAAGGTCTGCCAACCAGGTTATCTTTTGTATTGACGGGTATCTGGTGGATCGTATTTAGTCAGTATACCTATTATTACCTGCCAAAAGGAAATAAGAAGGCTAAGCTTACTAATGATGTGTTGTTTAATGGGTTCAAAGAGCTTAGAGGTATTTGGAAATCTATTAAACATAACAAAACCCTGAAGCGATATTTACTTGCCTTCTTTGTATATAGTATGGCAGTACAGACAATTATGCTTATCGCTACTTATTTTGGAATCGAAGAGCTGGAATGGGGAGATCAGGACCCAACCACCGGCCTTATTGTAAGTATTCTTTTAATACAGTTAGTTGCTGTGGCCGGGGCCACTTTAACTTCAAGATTGGCGGTACAATATGGAGATGTAAAAGTCCTTATTTTCATCAATCTTATCTGGATTGCAATTTGTGGTTATGCCTATTTTATTACAACACCGGTGCAATTTTATTTTGCAGCAGCGTCAGTAGGATTAGTAATGGGAGGTATACAGTCGCTTTCTCGTTCTACATACTCAAAAATGTTGCCTGAAAATGCCGTGGATACTGCAAGTTATTTTAGTTTTTATGATGTAGCTGAAAAAATTGGAATTGTAATAGGAATGTCCTTATATGGTTATGTAGCCCAGGTAACCGGCAGCGTTAGAAATGCAATTTTATTTTTGGTAATCTTCTTTATCGCAGGGGTAATCTTATTAATGAGAGTGCCAAAGCGAACAGTTCAGGGATAA
- a CDS encoding head GIN domain-containing protein gives MKKLFLFLTASLLFITTACAQWNSERIRGNGDMVTKTRNVGSYDGVQLVGSMNVELISGSEGNIKVQAESNLQEFITTEVKNGRLKISTKEGFNLNPKDDILIIVPVESIEEVSVTGSGDIWTKNKLKASNMKVQVTGSGDLVLDLEVKDLKGMVTGSGDVKLRGKSQNFECTVTGSGDFEAYDLQAENVEARVSGSGDIMVYASNSLKASVSGSGDIVYKGNPAKQDFKTHGSGSVSSH, from the coding sequence ATGAAAAAATTATTTTTATTTCTAACGGCTTCTCTACTATTTATAACTACTGCCTGTGCGCAATGGAATAGTGAAAGAATAAGAGGAAACGGAGACATGGTCACAAAAACCAGAAACGTAGGTTCCTACGATGGTGTGCAACTGGTAGGCTCCATGAACGTTGAGTTAATCTCTGGAAGTGAAGGGAATATCAAAGTTCAGGCTGAAAGTAATCTTCAGGAATTTATTACAACTGAAGTGAAGAACGGAAGACTTAAGATCTCTACCAAAGAAGGTTTTAATCTTAATCCAAAGGATGATATTCTTATTATCGTACCCGTAGAAAGTATAGAAGAGGTTTCAGTTACTGGTTCTGGAGATATATGGACCAAAAACAAGCTTAAGGCTTCCAACATGAAAGTACAGGTAACCGGTTCTGGAGATCTGGTTCTTGACCTTGAAGTTAAAGATCTAAAAGGAATGGTCACTGGTTCTGGAGATGTGAAATTAAGAGGAAAGAGTCAGAATTTTGAATGTACCGTCACTGGAAGTGGAGACTTTGAAGCTTATGATCTACAGGCAGAAAATGTGGAAGCCAGAGTTTCAGGTTCAGGAGACATAATGGTGTATGCCAGCAATTCTTTAAAAGCATCTGTTTCAGGCTCAGGAGATATCGTATACAAGGGAAATCCTGCAAAACAAGACTTTAAAACTCATGGGTCTGGAAGTGTATCTTCCCATTAA
- a CDS encoding RNA polymerase sigma factor — protein sequence MTPTIIHIKDLVDRCRHGDQRAQMEIYDRYYKAMYNTAYRITGHSAEAEDIMQESFLNAFTKIESFKENSTFGAWLKRIVVNESITAYNKIGKLGEVSYNDELKNEVDDIPALNDDDKNNAKVRLILKKIKSLKENYRLGLTLHLIEGYDYEEICEIMNISYANCRTMISRAKESLRKKLQDHEK from the coding sequence TTGACACCAACCATCATACATATTAAAGACCTGGTAGATCGTTGTCGTCATGGCGACCAGCGAGCTCAAATGGAAATTTATGATCGTTATTACAAAGCTATGTATAACACAGCTTATCGCATAACGGGTCATTCTGCTGAGGCGGAAGATATTATGCAAGAATCTTTTCTAAATGCTTTTACCAAAATTGAAAGTTTTAAGGAAAATTCAACTTTCGGGGCCTGGTTAAAACGAATTGTTGTTAACGAGAGTATTACGGCTTATAATAAGATTGGGAAACTGGGAGAAGTAAGTTATAATGACGAATTAAAAAATGAAGTTGATGATATCCCCGCTTTAAATGACGATGATAAAAACAATGCTAAAGTTCGATTAATCCTGAAAAAGATCAAGTCTCTTAAAGAGAATTACAGGCTTGGTTTAACCTTGCATCTTATTGAAGGATACGATTATGAAGAAATTTGTGAAATAATGAATATTTCTTACGCCAATTGCAGGACGATGATTTCCAGGGCGAAGGAGAGCTTAAGAAAGAAATTACAGGATCATGAAAAATAA
- the lon gene encoding endopeptidase La gives MAKTKFGNIDSLSLQGIDEDAELIPLMTPEDEEEINRENLPETLPILPLRNTVLFPGVVIPITAGRDASIKLINEANNGSKTIGVVSQKDEEVENPTSKDINKVGVVARILRVLKMPDGNTTVIIQGKKRFQITEVVTEQPYMNATITEVPDNRPEKDNAEFSAIIDSIKDLALQIIKGSPNIPSEASFAIKNIESNSFLINFVSSNMNLSVEEKQKLLEMNDLKERALSTLKHMNTENQKLELKNDIQSKVQSDMSQQQREYFLHQQMKTIQEELGGVSHEGEIVEMRDRAKDKQWGEDVQNHFEKELAKMQRMNPQVAEYSIQRNYLDLFLDLPWNEFSKDKFDLKRAKKILDRDHYGLDDVKRRIIEYLAVLKLRNDMKSPILCLYGPPGVGKTSLGKSVAEALGREYVRISLGGLRDEAEIRGHRKTYIGAMPGRIIQSLKKAGTSNPVFVLDEIDKLSVGNAGDPSSALLEVLDPEQNSEFHDNFLEMGFDLSKVMFIATCNSLSTIQPALRDRMEIINVTGYTIEEKVQIAKRHLLPKQLEEHGLNSDHLKIGKKQLEKIVEGYTRESGVRALEKQIAKVVRYAAKNIAMEEEYSIKVSDEDIIEILGSPKMERDKYENNDVAGVVTGLAWTQVGGDILFIESILSKGKGNLSITGNLGKVMKESATIAMEYIKANAERLGITPSIFDQYNVHIHVPEGATPKDGPSAGITMLTSLVSLFSQKKVKKSIAMTGEITLRGKVLPVGGIKEKILAAKRARIKEIILCEDNKRDIEEIKEEYVKGLTFHYVKEMSDVIDIAITDQSVKNAKDL, from the coding sequence ATGGCAAAAACAAAGTTTGGTAATATTGACAGTTTGTCACTACAGGGAATTGATGAAGATGCTGAATTGATCCCTCTAATGACACCTGAAGATGAAGAGGAAATAAATCGAGAAAATCTGCCTGAAACCCTACCTATACTTCCCCTTAGAAATACTGTGTTGTTTCCTGGTGTGGTAATTCCTATTACTGCAGGTCGCGATGCTTCTATTAAGTTGATTAATGAAGCAAACAATGGAAGTAAGACCATTGGAGTGGTATCTCAAAAGGACGAGGAGGTTGAGAATCCAACTTCTAAAGATATCAATAAGGTTGGGGTAGTGGCGAGAATTCTTAGGGTGTTAAAAATGCCTGATGGGAATACTACGGTGATTATTCAGGGAAAAAAACGTTTCCAGATCACTGAGGTGGTGACGGAGCAACCTTATATGAATGCTACGATCACTGAAGTACCGGACAATAGACCGGAAAAGGATAACGCTGAGTTTTCTGCAATTATCGATTCTATAAAAGATCTAGCCTTGCAAATTATAAAGGGGAGCCCGAATATTCCTTCGGAAGCGTCTTTCGCTATTAAGAATATAGAAAGTAATTCTTTCCTGATCAATTTCGTTTCTTCTAACATGAATCTTAGTGTAGAAGAGAAACAGAAGCTTCTGGAGATGAACGATCTTAAGGAACGTGCCCTTTCTACACTGAAACATATGAATACCGAGAACCAGAAACTGGAACTCAAGAATGATATTCAGAGTAAGGTGCAGAGCGATATGAGCCAGCAGCAACGAGAGTATTTTCTGCATCAGCAAATGAAAACCATACAGGAAGAATTGGGTGGTGTTTCGCATGAAGGAGAGATTGTTGAAATGCGCGATAGAGCTAAGGATAAGCAATGGGGTGAAGATGTTCAGAATCATTTTGAGAAAGAACTCGCTAAGATGCAGCGAATGAATCCGCAGGTGGCTGAATATTCTATCCAAAGAAATTACCTGGACTTATTTCTGGATCTTCCATGGAATGAGTTCAGCAAGGATAAGTTTGATCTAAAAAGGGCTAAAAAGATCCTGGACCGGGATCATTATGGTTTAGATGATGTAAAGAGGCGTATCATAGAATACCTCGCTGTATTAAAGCTGAGAAATGATATGAAATCTCCTATTCTTTGTCTTTATGGACCTCCGGGAGTTGGTAAAACCTCTTTAGGTAAGTCTGTGGCAGAAGCACTGGGTAGAGAATATGTTAGAATTTCTCTTGGTGGACTTCGTGATGAAGCTGAAATAAGAGGACATAGAAAGACTTATATAGGTGCGATGCCTGGTAGAATTATCCAGAGTCTTAAGAAAGCGGGGACCAGCAATCCTGTTTTCGTATTGGATGAGATTGATAAGCTAAGTGTTGGTAATGCAGGAGATCCGTCTTCTGCGTTGCTGGAAGTATTAGATCCGGAACAAAATTCTGAATTCCACGATAACTTTTTGGAAATGGGGTTTGACCTTTCCAAGGTAATGTTTATAGCAACCTGTAATTCTTTAAGTACTATTCAGCCTGCATTAAGAGATCGTATGGAGATCATTAACGTTACGGGGTATACTATTGAAGAAAAAGTACAAATCGCTAAGCGACATTTATTGCCTAAGCAGCTTGAGGAACATGGTCTAAATTCAGATCACCTAAAAATAGGAAAGAAGCAACTGGAAAAAATAGTTGAAGGATATACCCGTGAATCCGGGGTTCGTGCCCTGGAGAAACAAATCGCAAAAGTGGTGCGCTATGCAGCTAAGAATATTGCGATGGAGGAGGAGTATAGTATCAAGGTCAGCGATGAAGATATTATTGAAATTTTAGGAAGTCCTAAAATGGAGCGTGATAAGTATGAAAATAATGACGTTGCCGGCGTAGTTACCGGATTGGCCTGGACACAGGTAGGAGGGGATATTCTCTTTATAGAATCTATCCTGTCTAAAGGAAAAGGAAACCTGAGTATTACCGGAAATCTTGGTAAGGTGATGAAGGAGTCTGCTACCATCGCGATGGAATATATAAAAGCCAATGCAGAGAGACTTGGAATTACTCCATCCATTTTTGACCAGTATAATGTACATATTCACGTGCCGGAAGGAGCCACACCAAAAGATGGTCCCAGCGCAGGTATCACGATGCTTACTTCTTTAGTTTCACTTTTTTCTCAGAAGAAGGTGAAAAAAAGTATTGCTATGACAGGGGAAATCACCCTTAGAGGAAAAGTATTGCCTGTTGGAGGAATCAAGGAAAAGATACTTGCGGCGAAAAGAGCAAGAATTAAAGAGATCATTCTTTGTGAAGATAATAAACGTGATATTGAAGAGATCAAAGAGGAATACGTTAAAGGTCTAACTTTTCATTACGTGAAAGAGATGAGCGATGTGATAGATATCGCAATTACAGATCAAAGCGTTAAAAATGCCAAGGATTTATAA
- the cmk gene encoding (d)CMP kinase produces the protein MDKEITIAIDGFSSTGKSTVAKRLAKELGYIYVDTGAMYRAVTLYMMRKIFVSKGNIDKEAIVRHLPFISLRFEFDEDLGYGHMYLNDENVEKEIRYMEVSQQVSKVSAIPEVRKMLVEQQQEMGKSKGVVMDGRDIGTVVFPDAELKLFMTASTEQRAQRRYDELMGRGDDVKYDEVLQNVKDRDFMDSTREDSPLRMADDAMEFDNSNIGLDDQFEEILKIAKKRIKEVNS, from the coding sequence ATGGATAAAGAGATCACAATTGCTATAGATGGATTTTCATCAACAGGAAAAAGTACGGTTGCCAAACGCCTCGCAAAAGAACTGGGATATATCTATGTAGATACAGGAGCGATGTACAGGGCAGTTACCCTATATATGATGCGGAAAATATTTGTTTCTAAAGGAAATATAGATAAAGAAGCTATTGTTAGACATTTACCGTTTATTAGTTTACGATTTGAATTTGATGAAGACCTTGGTTATGGTCATATGTATTTGAATGATGAAAATGTAGAGAAAGAAATACGATATATGGAGGTTTCCCAGCAGGTAAGTAAGGTATCTGCGATTCCCGAGGTTAGAAAAATGCTGGTAGAGCAACAACAGGAAATGGGAAAAAGCAAAGGAGTGGTGATGGATGGCCGTGATATTGGTACCGTGGTATTTCCAGATGCTGAATTGAAATTATTCATGACCGCTTCTACCGAACAACGAGCTCAAAGAAGGTATGATGAATTAATGGGTAGGGGTGACGATGTGAAATATGACGAGGTCCTCCAAAACGTTAAAGACAGAGATTTTATGGATTCTACAAGAGAAGATTCACCTTTGAGAATGGCTGATGATGCGATGGAGTTTGATAATTCAAATATAGGTTTAGATGACCAGTTTGAAGAAATTTTAAAGATTGCAAAGAAAAGGATTAAAGAGGTTAATTCTTAG